One Paraburkholderia aromaticivorans genomic region harbors:
- a CDS encoding penicillin-binding protein activator LpoB — protein MYGIKRLARTSAWCVAAAALAVMVSACGTVRQTSGPALARGDKVAVVSIANYTETPDAGHSAESIAANTLRAGGIADVRIAPADSNRNSLFDTTQRADSDKALEWARSQNARYVLSGAVEEWRYKTGVDGEPVVGVTFELIDVSNGAVVWSATGTRTGWSRSGLSSVATSLIAKVLSPLQARQ, from the coding sequence ATGTACGGCATTAAACGATTGGCTCGTACGAGCGCCTGGTGTGTCGCGGCAGCCGCGCTTGCCGTGATGGTGAGCGCGTGCGGCACAGTGCGCCAGACGTCGGGCCCGGCGCTCGCGCGCGGCGACAAGGTGGCGGTGGTGTCGATCGCCAACTACACTGAAACGCCGGATGCCGGTCATAGCGCCGAGTCGATCGCGGCCAACACGCTGCGCGCGGGCGGGATCGCCGATGTGCGCATCGCGCCGGCCGATTCGAACCGCAACTCCCTGTTCGACACGACGCAGCGCGCCGACAGCGACAAGGCGCTGGAATGGGCGCGTTCGCAGAACGCCCGCTATGTGCTGTCGGGCGCGGTCGAAGAATGGCGCTACAAGACGGGTGTGGACGGTGAGCCGGTGGTCGGCGTGACGTTTGAACTGATCGACGTGTCGAACGGCGCCGTGGTGTGGAGTGCGACGGGTACGCGTACGGGCTGGAGCCGCTCGGGTCTGTCGAGTGTGGCGACCTCGCTGATCGCCAAAGTTCTGTCGCCGTTGCAAGCGCGTCAGTAA
- a CDS encoding PelD GGDEF domain-containing protein: protein MNTAAVENNPGASKPRHAHPFGNLGRVRRLLAPAVARPFAIVETVLLVLVVLAVARWLHPEDPLLLHNGFPWLWLASLLVALRYGSLLGLLSGALMVGAWALFYPHGGPFPTLYFAGGLIQTILAGHFGDTWGSRAERASSLNDYLNDRLVALTNSHYLLRLSHERLEKDLLSRPTTLRDSITELRRLSVATDTALAVPAAGKENAPLGGASGLLEFVAQACQIEVAALYPVHHGKLGTQAIAQIGDPFELAMHDELVTHALNTLSVAHLKNEDTVVPVSQYLVCAPLVSADGELRALLVVKRMPFLSLNFDNLQLLLVLLGYYADGVEHSAFVQRILDRVPNCPYEFALDLSRLTRLQQKAGVASSLVALAFPRDEEGDSLFEHVMRRRRSLDVMWPVQTARQSVLVNLMPATDTTGIDGYLARIEASLTAQFNTDLERARVGVHTLHLEGDEPGAALMRLLKRSGLDV from the coding sequence GTGAATACCGCAGCCGTGGAAAACAACCCGGGCGCCTCGAAGCCGCGCCATGCGCATCCGTTCGGCAATCTCGGACGCGTGCGCCGCTTGCTGGCGCCCGCGGTGGCGCGGCCGTTCGCGATCGTGGAGACCGTCCTGCTCGTGCTGGTCGTACTGGCCGTGGCCCGCTGGCTTCATCCTGAAGACCCGTTGCTGCTGCACAATGGTTTTCCGTGGCTGTGGCTGGCTTCGTTGCTGGTGGCCTTGCGCTACGGCAGCCTGCTCGGCTTGCTGAGCGGAGCTTTGATGGTCGGCGCATGGGCGCTCTTTTATCCGCACGGCGGCCCGTTCCCCACGCTGTATTTCGCGGGCGGTTTGATCCAGACGATTCTCGCCGGGCACTTCGGCGATACGTGGGGCAGCCGCGCTGAGCGCGCGTCCTCGCTGAACGATTACCTGAACGACCGTCTCGTCGCGTTGACCAACAGTCACTATCTGCTGCGACTTTCGCACGAGCGGCTCGAAAAGGATTTGCTGTCCCGCCCGACCACGTTGCGCGATTCGATTACCGAGTTGCGCCGTCTGTCGGTCGCCACCGATACGGCGCTCGCCGTGCCCGCAGCGGGCAAGGAAAACGCTCCGCTCGGCGGCGCAAGCGGTCTGCTCGAATTTGTCGCGCAAGCCTGCCAGATCGAAGTCGCGGCGTTGTATCCAGTGCATCACGGCAAGCTCGGCACGCAGGCCATCGCGCAGATCGGCGACCCGTTCGAACTCGCCATGCACGACGAACTCGTCACGCATGCGCTCAACACGCTGAGCGTCGCGCATCTGAAGAACGAAGATACGGTCGTGCCGGTCAGCCAGTATCTGGTGTGCGCGCCGCTCGTGTCCGCGGACGGTGAACTGCGTGCGCTGCTCGTCGTCAAGCGCATGCCGTTCCTGTCGCTCAATTTCGACAACCTGCAACTGCTGCTGGTGTTGCTCGGCTATTACGCCGACGGCGTCGAGCATTCCGCCTTCGTGCAGCGCATTCTCGACCGCGTGCCGAACTGCCCGTACGAATTCGCGCTCGACCTGAGCCGTCTCACGCGTCTTCAGCAGAAGGCGGGCGTGGCGTCGTCGCTCGTCGCGCTCGCGTTTCCGCGCGATGAAGAGGGCGACTCGCTGTTCGAGCATGTCATGCGCCGCCGTCGTTCACTCGACGTGATGTGGCCGGTGCAGACGGCCAGGCAGTCGGTGCTGGTGAATCTGATGCCGGCTACCGATACGACCGGTATCGACGGCTATCTGGCACGGATCGAAGCCAGCCTGACGGCCCAGTTCAACACCGACCTGGAACGCGCGCGCGTCGGCGTTCACACGCTCCACCTCGAGGGCGACGAGCCGGGCGCGGCGCTGATGCGTCTTCTCAAACGAAGCGGCCTCGATGTCTAA
- the pelF gene encoding GT4 family glycosyltransferase PelF yields MMKELPIRRAADADVCLLLEGTFPFVRGGVSSWVNEMIRSYPETRFAIVFIGSREQDYNGVAYALPDNVVHIETHFLYEQAVADFQPRAVAGDAAAFARSQELHDALRDPRHGLDAGGLMAGMIPMLGTKGALNEEQFLSSRAAWDTIVDQYQKYCTDPSFTDYFWTVRIMHKPLWQLARVAEKLLPAKVYHTVSTGYGGFLGALMHYRTGRPLLISEHGIYTKERKIDLLQSQWIRDNRGVFERDISRVSYFRELWVRFFEAIGKLAYDAADDIVALYEANRQRQITDGARAERTQCIPNGIDVDALAPLVAERKPRSHHVVALIGRVVPIKDIKTFIRAIFIASRTMPDLEGWIIGPEEEDPAYALECRALVESLGLSRNVKFLGFQRIDDMMPQIDVIALTSISEALPLVVLEGFAAGVPAITTDVGSCRQLIEGVDAEDRALGSAGAVVQLADPAAFAQAVLALLADETRWQAAQQAGLARVRRYYTKKQMIDRYRTLYERLAALPDRERNATAADAARCPMHHGTQSKAEPRVQSAQPVQSQETR; encoded by the coding sequence ATGATGAAAGAACTCCCGATCCGCCGTGCCGCCGATGCCGATGTCTGCCTGCTGCTCGAAGGTACGTTCCCGTTCGTGCGTGGCGGCGTGTCGAGCTGGGTCAATGAAATGATCCGCTCCTACCCGGAGACCCGGTTCGCGATTGTGTTCATCGGCAGCCGGGAACAGGACTATAACGGTGTCGCCTATGCGTTACCGGACAACGTCGTGCATATCGAAACGCACTTCCTGTACGAGCAGGCCGTGGCGGATTTTCAGCCACGTGCCGTCGCTGGCGATGCCGCGGCGTTCGCGCGCTCACAGGAGTTGCACGACGCCTTGCGTGATCCGCGCCATGGCCTGGACGCCGGTGGCCTGATGGCCGGCATGATCCCGATGCTCGGGACGAAGGGCGCGCTGAACGAGGAACAGTTCCTGTCGAGTCGCGCGGCCTGGGACACGATTGTCGATCAGTATCAGAAGTACTGCACCGATCCCTCGTTTACCGACTACTTCTGGACCGTGCGCATCATGCACAAGCCGCTGTGGCAACTCGCGCGCGTCGCCGAGAAGCTGTTGCCGGCGAAGGTCTATCACACGGTATCGACGGGTTACGGCGGCTTTCTCGGCGCACTGATGCATTACCGTACGGGCCGTCCGCTGCTGATCTCCGAGCACGGCATCTATACGAAAGAGCGCAAGATCGACCTGCTGCAGAGCCAGTGGATTCGCGACAACCGCGGCGTGTTCGAACGCGATATCTCGCGCGTCAGTTATTTCCGCGAGTTGTGGGTGCGTTTCTTCGAAGCGATTGGCAAGCTCGCGTACGACGCCGCGGACGATATCGTCGCGTTGTACGAGGCGAACCGTCAGCGCCAGATCACGGACGGCGCGCGTGCCGAGCGCACGCAATGCATTCCGAACGGGATCGATGTCGACGCGCTGGCGCCGCTGGTGGCTGAGCGCAAGCCGCGCTCGCACCACGTGGTCGCGCTGATCGGGCGCGTGGTGCCGATCAAGGATATCAAGACCTTCATTCGCGCGATCTTCATTGCGTCGCGCACCATGCCGGACCTCGAAGGCTGGATCATCGGGCCGGAAGAGGAAGATCCCGCTTACGCGCTCGAATGCCGCGCGCTGGTGGAGAGTCTCGGCTTGAGCCGCAATGTGAAATTCCTCGGCTTCCAACGCATCGACGACATGATGCCGCAGATCGACGTGATCGCGCTGACCTCGATCAGCGAGGCGCTGCCGCTGGTGGTGCTGGAAGGCTTCGCGGCCGGCGTGCCCGCCATCACGACGGACGTGGGCTCGTGCCGTCAGCTGATCGAAGGCGTGGATGCGGAAGATCGCGCGCTCGGCTCCGCGGGTGCGGTAGTCCAGCTCGCGGACCCGGCCGCCTTCGCCCAGGCTGTGCTGGCGCTGCTCGCCGACGAAACCCGCTGGCAGGCCGCGCAGCAAGCCGGACTCGCGCGCGTGCGCCGCTATTACACCAAGAAGCAGATGATCGACCGCTATCGCACGCTGTATGAGCGCCTCGCCGCGCTGCCGGACCGCGAGCGCAACGCTACGGCCGCCGATGCGGCGCGCTGCCCGATGCACCACGGCACCCAATCCAAGGCGGAGCCGCGCGTGCAATCGGCGCAGCCCGTTCAATCGCAGGAGACACGCTAA
- the pelG gene encoding exopolysaccharide Pel transporter PelG, whose translation MAGIGFELRKIMRRDTLTGVARAYAYAGLISSGPLILSIFGILIIGLISLTSVIPTFAIVQFQVSVTYLIALSLILTGPLQLSFTRFISDRLFEKRDDLVLSNYNGVVLVSSILASVVAVIAMLVGFREEPLIYRLLMITGFVVVSNIWIAVIFLSSVKQYRQILVVFAVGYACVVCLALALNGYGLVGLLGGFVAGHIVLLAGLSGLIYRNYRSERFVSFEVFERRFAYPSLALVGLLFNIGVWLDKFMFWYTPGTGTRVIGPLHASVIYDIPIFIAYVCVMPGMATFLVRIEADFVEYYDAFYDAVRSGATLRHINEMRDMMVGSVRAGLYEIIKVQSVVLLLIIAFGERVLGSLGISPLYMPLLVVDVVSASLQVLLLGLLNVFFYLDGRRMVLRLTGAFVVLNGLFTGITLRLGPDFYGYGFALALLVVVVASVKVLDRKFMSLEYETYMLRG comes from the coding sequence ATGGCGGGTATTGGCTTCGAATTACGCAAGATCATGCGCCGCGACACGCTGACCGGCGTGGCGCGCGCCTATGCCTACGCGGGCCTGATCAGTTCCGGTCCGCTGATCCTGTCGATCTTCGGCATCCTGATCATCGGGCTGATCAGTCTCACTTCGGTGATTCCGACCTTCGCGATCGTGCAGTTTCAGGTGTCGGTCACGTATCTGATCGCGCTCAGTCTGATTCTGACCGGGCCGTTGCAATTGTCGTTCACGCGCTTCATCTCCGACCGGCTGTTCGAAAAGCGCGACGACCTCGTGCTGTCGAACTATAACGGCGTGGTGCTGGTGTCGTCGATTCTGGCCAGTGTGGTCGCGGTGATCGCGATGCTGGTGGGTTTCCGCGAGGAGCCCCTGATCTACCGCTTGCTGATGATTACGGGCTTCGTGGTGGTCAGCAACATCTGGATCGCGGTGATCTTTTTGTCGAGCGTGAAGCAGTACCGGCAGATCCTGGTGGTGTTCGCGGTCGGCTATGCGTGCGTGGTGTGCCTCGCGCTCGCGTTGAACGGCTATGGACTGGTCGGTCTGCTCGGCGGCTTCGTGGCGGGGCACATCGTGCTGCTCGCCGGTCTGTCGGGTCTGATTTACCGTAACTACCGCAGCGAGCGTTTCGTTTCGTTCGAAGTGTTCGAGCGGCGCTTCGCCTATCCGAGCCTCGCGCTGGTCGGCCTGCTGTTCAATATCGGCGTGTGGCTCGACAAGTTTATGTTCTGGTATACGCCGGGCACGGGCACGCGCGTGATCGGGCCGCTGCACGCGTCGGTGATTTACGACATTCCGATTTTTATCGCTTACGTGTGCGTGATGCCCGGCATGGCGACGTTCCTCGTGCGCATCGAGGCGGATTTCGTCGAGTACTACGATGCCTTCTACGACGCGGTGCGCAGCGGCGCGACGCTGCGGCATATCAACGAAATGCGCGACATGATGGTGGGCAGCGTGCGTGCCGGCCTGTACGAAATCATCAAGGTGCAGTCGGTCGTGCTGCTGCTGATCATCGCCTTCGGCGAGCGCGTGCTGGGCTCGCTCGGCATTTCGCCGCTGTATATGCCGCTGCTCGTCGTCGACGTGGTGTCGGCGAGTCTGCAGGTGTTGCTGCTGGGTCTGCTCAACGTGTTCTTCTATCTCGACGGAAGGCGTATGGTGCTGCGGCTCACCGGCGCATTCGTCGTGCTGAATGGACTCTTCACCGGCATTACGCTCAGGCTAGGGCCGGATTTCTACGGCTATGGATTTGCACTGGCGTTGCTGGTCGTGGTGGTGGCATCCGTGAAGGTGCTCGACCGCAAATTCATGTCTTTGGAATACGAGACGTATATGTTGCGGGGTTGA
- a CDS encoding endo alpha-1,4 polygalactosaminidase produces the protein MHQYDLGPLRRAARARLAADVHYGSVSQRWIGAAVIVAACSLLAACGGGGSGAGSTNGSTAAAATSASGSVSNSGNSGNSGNSTGSTGSTNSAGSSNSSTNTNSGSTTTPTISTARALPAAPVWAAYYGQGSAINIAQAAATFKLIVIDADPGNGTPAFSAAQIAALKVNGAKVLSYLNFGACEKSRTYWNTVPSGFVSCGANTSAQISRYSGFQEYWMNPANADYQNLIVNYVAPRLAATGVDGFMLDNFEIVGHGANASSAPCNATCAQGGLDLVKQLRDRFPDLAMVPNAAPVSAIGGTSGGVSFPWLIDGVIAEQVFLPSTSTSVVQQLKSWQSTEQNLGRSAFFVGSLDYTSSCTSSSTAQTAWTAAQQAGFSPSISTVSLDSICWWSFLPVGT, from the coding sequence ATGCATCAGTATGACCTTGGCCCGCTTCGGCGGGCCGCCCGCGCGCGCCTTGCCGCCGATGTTCATTACGGCAGCGTCTCCCAACGCTGGATCGGTGCAGCCGTGATCGTCGCGGCCTGCAGTCTGCTGGCCGCCTGCGGAGGCGGAGGCAGTGGGGCGGGCAGCACGAACGGATCGACCGCGGCTGCGGCGACCTCGGCGAGCGGTAGCGTCAGTAACTCGGGTAACTCGGGTAACTCGGGTAACTCGACCGGCTCGACCGGCTCGACCAACTCGGCCGGTTCGAGCAATTCATCGACAAATACGAATTCCGGCTCGACTACCACGCCGACGATCTCGACGGCGCGCGCCTTGCCGGCGGCGCCAGTTTGGGCGGCCTATTACGGTCAGGGCAGCGCGATCAACATCGCCCAGGCGGCGGCCACGTTCAAGCTGATTGTGATCGACGCGGATCCGGGCAACGGCACGCCCGCCTTCTCGGCCGCGCAAATCGCCGCGCTGAAGGTGAACGGCGCGAAAGTGCTCAGCTACCTGAATTTCGGCGCCTGCGAGAAATCGCGGACTTACTGGAACACGGTGCCGTCCGGCTTCGTGTCGTGCGGCGCGAATACCTCGGCGCAAATCAGCAGATATTCAGGCTTCCAGGAATACTGGATGAATCCCGCCAACGCCGACTATCAGAACCTGATCGTCAACTACGTCGCGCCGCGTCTCGCGGCAACCGGTGTCGACGGATTCATGCTGGATAACTTCGAAATCGTCGGCCACGGCGCCAATGCATCAAGTGCCCCGTGCAATGCAACCTGCGCGCAAGGCGGCCTCGATCTCGTCAAACAGCTGCGCGACCGCTTCCCGGATCTGGCGATGGTGCCGAATGCCGCGCCGGTGTCGGCCATCGGCGGGACGTCGGGCGGTGTATCGTTTCCGTGGCTGATCGACGGCGTGATCGCGGAACAGGTCTTCTTGCCGTCGACGAGCACGTCGGTCGTGCAGCAGTTGAAGTCGTGGCAAAGCACTGAGCAGAATCTCGGCCGCAGCGCTTTTTTTGTGGGGTCGCTCGACTATACGTCGTCATGCACGTCGAGTTCGACTGCGCAAACCGCGTGGACGGCTGCGCAACAGGCGGGTTTTAGTCCGTCGATCTCGACTGTATCGCTCGATAGTATCTGCTGGTGGTCGTTCCTGCCTGTGGGCACTTAG
- a CDS encoding endo alpha-1,4 polygalactosaminidase → MKEEPDLSEHDHDHDRRFTLRALLRRVSRFARMAALGALASVAHAQGAADAPAGPSVALYYGANPPVEDLAAFDVVVVDPDAHFDPRAHAKTHPAWFAYVSVGEVNPHRAYYSAMPREWLPGVNEAWASHVIDQTAAGWPAFFVDKVIAPLWKKGYRGFFLDTLDSYHLIAKTDATRAAQEAGLVRVIRAIKKRYPNAKLIFNRGFEVLPQVHDLAYMVAFESLYRGWDAGKQRYTEVPQADRDWLLMQTATIRDQYKLPVLSIDYCPPADDTCAAATAARITEAGFVPYVTDGGLATVGVGVAGTGNARP, encoded by the coding sequence ATGAAAGAGGAACCGGATTTGTCCGAGCACGATCACGATCACGACCGACGTTTCACCTTGCGCGCGCTGCTGCGTCGTGTCAGCCGGTTCGCGCGCATGGCCGCGCTCGGCGCGCTGGCTTCGGTGGCGCACGCGCAGGGCGCGGCGGACGCGCCGGCGGGACCGTCGGTGGCGCTCTACTACGGCGCGAATCCACCCGTCGAGGACCTGGCCGCATTCGATGTCGTGGTGGTCGACCCCGACGCGCACTTCGATCCGCGCGCTCACGCGAAGACGCATCCGGCGTGGTTCGCTTATGTGAGCGTCGGCGAGGTGAACCCGCATCGCGCGTATTACAGCGCCATGCCGCGCGAGTGGCTGCCGGGCGTCAACGAGGCATGGGCCTCGCATGTGATCGATCAGACGGCTGCTGGATGGCCGGCGTTTTTCGTCGACAAGGTGATCGCGCCGTTATGGAAAAAAGGCTATCGCGGCTTCTTCCTCGATACGCTCGATTCCTACCACCTGATCGCCAAAACCGACGCCACGCGAGCCGCGCAGGAAGCGGGGCTGGTGCGGGTCATCCGCGCGATCAAGAAGCGTTATCCGAACGCCAAGCTGATCTTCAATCGCGGTTTCGAGGTCTTGCCGCAGGTCCATGATCTCGCCTACATGGTGGCGTTCGAATCGCTGTATCGCGGTTGGGATGCCGGCAAGCAGCGTTACACGGAAGTGCCGCAAGCCGATCGCGACTGGCTGCTGATGCAGACGGCGACGATCCGCGATCAATACAAGCTGCCGGTGCTGTCCATCGACTATTGCCCGCCCGCCGACGACACATGCGCAGCCGCCACCGCGGCGCGGATTACTGAAGCCGGGTTCGTGCCCTACGTCACTGACGGTGGCCTCGCGACCGTCGGCGTGGGCGTGGCCGGGACCGGCAATGCACGGCCGTGA
- the galE gene encoding UDP-glucose 4-epimerase GalE has translation MDLKGTILVTGGAGFIGSHTCVELLNGGYDVVVVDNLVNSNRESLKRVEQITGKRVAFYETDSRDEAALQLIFDAHPVTGAIHFAALKAVGESVSKPIEYYDNNLGSLLTLLSVMRARNVKQFVFSSSATVYGVPKTSPIDESFPLSATNPYGQTKLIAEQILRDLEVSDPSWRIATLRYFNPVGAHESGLIGEDPGGVPNNLMPYVAQVAVGKLEKLRVFGGDYDTPDGTGVRDYIHVVDLARGHLAALDALVARDASFVVNLGTGQGYSVRDVVRSFEKASGKPVPYEIVARRPGDVASCFADPAAAEQLLGWRAQYGIERMCADHWRWQSTNPAGYA, from the coding sequence ATGGACTTGAAAGGCACGATTCTGGTCACCGGCGGCGCGGGATTTATCGGCTCGCATACCTGTGTCGAATTGCTGAACGGTGGTTACGACGTGGTCGTGGTCGATAACCTCGTCAACAGCAACCGCGAGTCGCTCAAACGCGTCGAGCAGATCACGGGTAAGCGCGTCGCGTTCTACGAAACAGATTCGCGCGATGAAGCCGCGCTGCAACTCATTTTCGACGCGCATCCGGTGACCGGCGCGATTCACTTCGCGGCGCTCAAAGCGGTGGGCGAATCGGTCTCGAAGCCAATCGAGTACTACGACAACAACCTCGGCAGTCTGTTGACGCTGCTGTCGGTGATGCGCGCGCGCAATGTGAAGCAGTTCGTGTTCAGTTCGTCGGCCACGGTGTACGGCGTGCCGAAGACTTCGCCGATCGACGAATCGTTTCCGCTGTCCGCCACGAATCCGTACGGCCAGACCAAGCTGATCGCCGAACAGATCTTGCGCGATCTGGAAGTGTCGGATCCGTCGTGGCGCATCGCCACGCTGCGGTATTTCAATCCGGTCGGCGCGCACGAGAGCGGTCTGATCGGCGAAGACCCGGGCGGCGTGCCGAACAACCTCATGCCGTATGTCGCGCAAGTCGCGGTCGGCAAACTGGAGAAGCTGCGTGTGTTCGGCGGCGACTACGACACGCCGGACGGCACGGGTGTGCGTGATTACATCCACGTGGTGGATCTGGCGCGCGGACACCTGGCCGCGCTCGACGCGCTGGTCGCGCGCGATGCGAGCTTCGTCGTGAATCTCGGCACGGGGCAGGGCTATAGCGTGCGGGACGTGGTGCGCTCGTTCGAGAAGGCGTCGGGCAAGCCAGTGCCTTATGAAATCGTGGCGCGCCGTCCGGGCGACGTCGCGTCCTGCTTCGCCGATCCGGCCGCGGCGGAACAACTGCTCGGCTGGCGCGCGCAGTACGGCATCGAACGCATGTGCGCCGACCATTGGCGCTGGCAATCGACCAATCCCGCCGGTTACGCCTGA
- the glmS gene encoding glutamine--fructose-6-phosphate transaminase (isomerizing), whose translation MCGIVGAVAQRNIVPVLIEGLRRLEYRGYDSCGVAVLAAAGPRRARSTARVADLDTQTRETHLEGGTGVAHTRWATHGAPVTDNAHPIFSKDELALVHNGIIENYEPLREMLRAKGYVFVSQTDTEVVAHLVHSLYRGDLFEAVRKAVKQLDGAYAIAVEHKAHPHLVVGARQGSPLVVGIGEGENFLASDALALAGETERFIFLEEGDVCELTLERVRVVSRDGADVQREVRTVAAYGGGVELGPYRHFMQKEIFEQPRAIADTVPQGESLDASLFGEEAAAVFADIDSLLILACGTSYYSGLTAKYWLESIAKIPTQVEIASEYRYRDSVPNPKALVVVISQSGETADTLAALKHAQSLGHQHTLSVCNVATSAMVRLTSLSFHTHAGREIGVASTKAFTTQLVGLFVLAATLGKIRGTVSAEQEADYVRQLRHLPAALNAVLALEPQIIAWSEKFSGKESALFLGRGSHYPIALEGALKLKEISYIHAEAYPAGELKHGPLALVTDAMPVVTIAPNDALLEKLKSNLQEVKARGGELYVFADTDTRIGSEPGIHVIRMPEHYGPLSPILHVVPLQLLAYHTACARGTDVDKPRNLAKSVTVE comes from the coding sequence ATGTGTGGCATTGTCGGCGCGGTAGCGCAACGTAACATCGTCCCGGTTCTGATCGAAGGACTGCGTCGTCTGGAGTATCGCGGCTACGACTCGTGCGGCGTCGCCGTGCTGGCCGCCGCCGGCCCGCGCCGCGCGCGCAGCACGGCGCGCGTCGCCGATCTCGACACGCAGACGCGCGAGACGCATCTCGAAGGCGGCACGGGCGTCGCGCACACGCGGTGGGCGACGCATGGCGCGCCGGTCACGGACAACGCGCATCCGATTTTTTCGAAGGACGAGTTGGCGCTGGTGCATAACGGCATCATCGAAAACTACGAGCCGTTGCGCGAGATGCTGCGCGCGAAGGGCTACGTGTTCGTTTCGCAAACCGACACCGAGGTGGTCGCTCACCTGGTGCATAGCCTGTATCGCGGCGATCTGTTCGAGGCGGTTCGGAAGGCCGTGAAGCAACTGGACGGCGCGTATGCGATTGCGGTCGAGCATAAGGCTCATCCGCATCTCGTGGTGGGCGCGCGGCAAGGCTCGCCGCTGGTGGTCGGTATCGGCGAAGGCGAGAATTTCCTCGCGTCCGATGCGCTGGCTTTGGCCGGCGAGACCGAACGCTTCATCTTCCTGGAAGAGGGCGACGTGTGCGAGTTGACGCTGGAGCGCGTGCGGGTTGTGAGCCGCGACGGCGCCGACGTGCAGCGCGAAGTGCGCACGGTGGCCGCGTATGGCGGTGGCGTGGAACTCGGCCCGTACCGGCATTTCATGCAGAAGGAAATCTTCGAGCAGCCGCGCGCGATCGCCGATACGGTGCCGCAGGGCGAATCGCTCGATGCGTCGCTGTTCGGTGAAGAGGCCGCCGCTGTGTTCGCGGATATCGACAGTCTGTTGATTCTCGCTTGCGGCACCAGCTATTACTCGGGACTGACGGCCAAGTACTGGCTCGAATCGATCGCGAAGATTCCCACTCAGGTCGAAATCGCCAGCGAATACCGCTACCGCGATTCGGTGCCGAATCCGAAGGCGCTGGTGGTCGTAATATCTCAATCCGGCGAAACGGCCGACACGCTCGCTGCGTTGAAGCATGCGCAGTCGCTCGGACATCAGCACACGTTGTCGGTCTGCAATGTGGCGACGAGCGCGATGGTCCGGCTGACCTCACTGTCGTTTCACACGCACGCGGGCCGCGAGATCGGCGTGGCGTCGACCAAGGCGTTCACCACGCAACTGGTCGGCCTGTTCGTGCTTGCCGCGACGCTGGGCAAAATCCGTGGCACGGTGAGCGCGGAACAGGAAGCCGACTACGTACGCCAGTTACGCCATCTGCCGGCCGCGTTGAATGCGGTGCTCGCGCTGGAGCCGCAGATCATCGCGTGGTCGGAGAAGTTTTCGGGCAAGGAAAGCGCGCTGTTTCTCGGACGTGGGTCGCACTATCCGATCGCACTCGAAGGCGCGCTCAAGCTCAAGGAGATTTCCTATATTCACGCGGAGGCGTATCCGGCCGGTGAATTGAAGCATGGTCCGCTGGCGCTCGTCACCGATGCGATGCCGGTCGTGACGATCGCGCCGAACGATGCGCTGCTCGAGAAGCTGAAGTCAAATCTTCAGGAAGTGAAGGCGCGAGGCGGCGAGCTTTATGTGTTTGCGGATACGGACACGCGGATTGGGAGTGAGCCCGGGATTCATGTGATCAGAATGCCGGAGCACTATGGGCCGTTGTCGCCGATTTTGCATGTGGTGCCGTTGCAATTGCTCGCTTATCACACGGCGTGCGCGCGTGGGACGGATGTGGATAAGCCGAGGAATCTGGCGAAGTCGGTTACGGTGGAGTGA
- a CDS encoding alpha/beta fold hydrolase, producing the protein MNTLLKKCLAATLMLGGLLSLAAVTPASAAAPNDGLKGKNVVLVHGAFADGSSWNKVIPLLEAKGLHVVAVQNSLKSLDDDAAATQRVIEQQNGPVILVGHSWAGAVISQAGNDDKVKALVYVAAFAPDNGQSINDILKGKPAPSWATELQKDSAGYLTLSTDAIIKDFAQDLPPTQARIVAATQGPWFAGCTDDKVATAAWHNKPSWYVLTEKDRMIPAPLQAAMAQQIGATVVKVNASHVAMLSQPTEVAAAIITAARAAK; encoded by the coding sequence ATGAATACCTTGTTGAAAAAGTGCCTGGCTGCCACGCTGATGCTGGGAGGCTTGCTGTCGCTGGCCGCCGTCACCCCGGCGAGCGCCGCCGCTCCGAACGACGGACTCAAAGGAAAGAACGTCGTCCTGGTGCATGGCGCATTCGCCGACGGATCGAGCTGGAACAAGGTGATTCCGCTGCTGGAAGCAAAAGGTCTGCACGTGGTGGCGGTGCAAAACTCCCTCAAGTCGCTCGACGACGACGCCGCGGCGACGCAACGCGTCATTGAACAACAGAACGGACCCGTCATTCTGGTCGGCCACTCGTGGGCCGGTGCCGTGATCTCTCAGGCAGGCAACGACGACAAGGTCAAGGCCCTCGTCTACGTCGCGGCGTTTGCGCCGGATAACGGCCAATCGATCAACGACATCCTCAAAGGCAAGCCCGCGCCTTCGTGGGCGACGGAATTGCAGAAGGACTCCGCCGGCTATCTGACACTCTCGACCGATGCGATCATCAAGGACTTCGCGCAAGACCTGCCGCCGACCCAAGCCCGTATCGTAGCCGCGACGCAGGGCCCCTGGTTTGCCGGTTGCACGGACGACAAGGTGGCCACCGCAGCGTGGCACAACAAGCCGTCGTGGTACGTGCTGACGGAGAAGGACCGCATGATCCCGGCGCCCTTGCAGGCCGCGATGGCGCAACAGATCGGCGCGACGGTGGTCAAGGTCAATGCGAGCCACGTTGCGATGCTGTCGCAGCCGACTGAAGTCGCGGCAGCTATTATCACGGCGGCTCGTGCGGCGAAGTGA